A genomic region of Neosynechococcus sphagnicola sy1 contains the following coding sequences:
- the rfbD gene encoding dTDP-4-dehydrorhamnose reductase, with protein MMRILITGATGQLGEELQRLLPSLGEVVAAGRELVDLEQPDRLPAVVQGLAPDLIVNAAAYTAVDKAESDAERAELINAIAPGVLAIAARQLGIGLIHVSTDYVFDGSQSHPYQETDATHPLGVYGGSKLRGEVAVRNHCDHYCILRTAWVYGARGKGNFVKTMLRLGAEREEIRVVADQVGSPTWSYHLATAIAQLIPHFSRDLAGTYQFTNSGVASWYDFAVAIFEEAAVLGFPLKLQRVIPITTAEYPTPARRPAYSVLSCAKISAVLGTYPPHWRLGLRQMLQDLKAPS; from the coding sequence ATGATGCGAATTTTAATTACGGGGGCAACCGGACAACTTGGGGAAGAATTGCAGCGACTCCTGCCTAGTTTGGGAGAGGTGGTGGCCGCAGGCCGTGAGTTAGTTGATTTAGAGCAGCCTGACCGCCTACCAGCAGTGGTGCAAGGACTTGCACCCGATTTGATTGTCAATGCAGCGGCCTATACCGCCGTTGACAAAGCAGAATCCGATGCTGAACGGGCAGAGTTAATCAATGCCATTGCTCCGGGGGTGTTGGCGATCGCCGCTCGACAACTAGGCATCGGGTTGATCCATGTTTCCACCGACTACGTCTTTGATGGCAGCCAAAGTCATCCCTACCAAGAAACCGATGCCACTCATCCCTTGGGGGTCTATGGCGGTTCCAAGTTGAGGGGCGAGGTGGCGGTTCGCAACCACTGCGATCACTATTGCATTCTCAGAACCGCTTGGGTCTATGGAGCCCGTGGCAAGGGCAATTTTGTCAAAACTATGTTGCGTCTGGGAGCCGAGCGTGAGGAAATTCGGGTGGTGGCCGATCAGGTGGGATCGCCAACCTGGAGCTATCACCTAGCAACGGCGATCGCCCAATTGATTCCCCACTTCAGCCGTGATCTCGCTGGCACTTACCAGTTCACGAACAGCGGTGTTGCCAGTTGGTATGACTTTGCAGTGGCTATTTTTGAAGAAGCGGCGGTCTTGGGGTTTCCCCTGAAACTGCAACGAGTGATCCCGATCACAACTGCAGAGTATCCCACCCCTGCCCGCCGACCCGCTTACTCCGTCCTCTCCTGTGCCAAAATATCTGCAGTGTTGGGAACCTATCCCCCCCATTGGCGGCTGGGACTGCGGCAGATGTTGCAAGATCTAAAGGCACCGTCTTAA
- a CDS encoding glucose-1-phosphate thymidylyltransferase: MKALILSGGKGTRLRPLTYTGAKQLVPVANQPILWYGIISIVATGIRDIGIVISPETGEEVKSKTGDGSRFGAKITYILQEEAAGLAHAVKVAQPFLQDSPFVMYLGDNLIQSDLIQFLEAFQSQQLDALILLRPVSNPSAFGVAKVDANGRVLQLIEKPRNPPSNLALVGIYFFANSIHRAIAQIQPSARGELEITDAIQNLIDQKKHVEASQLQGWWLDTGKKDDLLEANRIILDTCLTSNLQGTVDERSQVIGRVQIDPGTQVINCTIRGPVIIGKDCYLENCFIGPYSSIADGVTLIDADLEHSVILQGAKVIGVHQRIVDSVIGQRAHLGQAPRRPKALRFMIGDDSQVDLV, translated from the coding sequence ATGAAAGCCCTGATTCTCTCTGGTGGTAAAGGGACGCGCCTGCGACCATTGACCTACACCGGTGCCAAGCAACTGGTTCCGGTCGCCAATCAGCCGATTCTCTGGTACGGAATTATCAGCATTGTCGCCACGGGCATTCGGGACATTGGCATTGTCATTAGTCCGGAAACCGGCGAAGAAGTCAAAAGCAAAACCGGGGACGGCAGTCGCTTTGGTGCCAAGATCACCTATATTCTCCAAGAAGAAGCTGCTGGCTTGGCCCATGCTGTCAAAGTAGCTCAGCCGTTTCTCCAAGACTCCCCCTTTGTCATGTACCTAGGGGATAACCTGATTCAGAGTGATCTGATTCAGTTTCTAGAAGCCTTCCAATCCCAACAGCTGGATGCCCTGATTTTGTTACGTCCGGTGTCCAATCCCAGCGCTTTTGGGGTTGCCAAGGTCGATGCCAATGGCCGGGTCTTGCAGTTAATTGAGAAACCCAGAAATCCCCCCTCGAATTTGGCTCTCGTGGGGATTTACTTTTTTGCCAACAGCATTCATCGGGCGATCGCTCAAATCCAGCCCTCGGCTCGGGGAGAACTGGAAATTACCGATGCGATTCAAAACTTAATTGACCAGAAAAAGCATGTGGAAGCTTCCCAACTCCAGGGTTGGTGGTTGGATACGGGCAAAAAAGACGATCTCCTGGAAGCCAATCGCATTATTCTGGATACCTGTCTCACCTCTAACCTCCAGGGAACGGTGGATGAGCGCAGCCAGGTGATTGGTCGGGTACAGATTGACCCAGGAACCCAGGTGATCAACTGCACCATTCGCGGCCCTGTGATCATTGGCAAAGATTGCTATTTAGAAAATTGCTTCATTGGGCCTTATAGCAGCATTGCCGATGGGGTGACCTTAATTGATGCCGATCTGGAACATAGCGTCATTCTCCAAGGGGCGAAGGTGATTGGGGTGCATCAGCGGATTGTAGACAGTGTGATTGGGCAGCGTGCTCACCTGGGTCAAGCACCTCGTCGTCCCAAAGCCCTGCGCTTTATGATTGGGGATGACTCACAGGTTGACTTGGTGTGA
- a CDS encoding glycosyltransferase, which translates to MIYFLTVNYESTSLIAQLLDSIAVQGQPDTPVIIVNNSPDDPSVQQFQRPPVKVIEAGANLGFGRACNLGLRWVYQRDPTAIVWLINPDAGLHIGSLDQAQQLFHHHPEISILGTVIYQPDGRLWFAGGQFTPRTGTILSQTTPLHPSSGTRICDHGLGFRL; encoded by the coding sequence GTGATCTATTTCCTGACGGTCAACTATGAGTCCACGTCGCTGATTGCCCAGTTACTGGATTCCATTGCCGTTCAGGGTCAGCCCGATACCCCAGTGATCATTGTCAATAATTCTCCGGATGATCCCTCGGTGCAGCAGTTCCAGCGTCCCCCGGTGAAGGTGATTGAGGCAGGGGCTAATCTCGGGTTTGGACGAGCTTGCAACCTCGGCTTACGTTGGGTGTACCAGCGAGATCCCACGGCGATCGTTTGGCTGATTAATCCCGATGCTGGCTTGCACATAGGATCTCTGGATCAGGCACAGCAGTTGTTTCACCACCACCCCGAGATTTCCATTCTCGGCACCGTTATTTATCAGCCCGATGGCCGCCTCTGGTTCGCTGGGGGGCAGTTCACCCCCCGCACAGGAACGATTCTCAGCCAGACAACCCCCCTGCACCCATCTTCAGGAACAAGAATATGTGACCACGGCTTGGGTTTCAGGTTGTAG
- a CDS encoding glycosyltransferase family 2 protein, protein MTTAWVSGCSLLVQLQNFPECPQFSPEYFLYYEDFDFCQRYANQGHIVAIAPKIGVIHQPSSITNRDRYHKFKYSTYSYLLMLEQYSTWWILILRLGRVLIYGLAIAPLQPDVALGKLHGIGLYWQRVWRSWQTLY, encoded by the coding sequence GTGACCACGGCTTGGGTTTCAGGTTGTAGTTTGTTGGTTCAGCTCCAGAATTTTCCGGAGTGTCCCCAATTTTCACCGGAGTATTTTCTTTATTATGAAGACTTTGATTTCTGCCAACGCTATGCCAACCAGGGTCATATTGTGGCGATCGCCCCCAAGATTGGTGTCATCCATCAACCCTCTTCCATTACCAATCGTGATCGCTATCACAAATTCAAATATAGTACCTATAGCTATTTGCTGATGCTGGAGCAGTATAGTACCTGGTGGATCTTGATCCTGCGGCTGGGACGGGTCTTAATCTATGGGTTAGCGATCGCCCCCTTGCAGCCAGATGTAGCACTGGGGAAGTTGCATGGCATCGGTCTCTATTGGCAACGGGTATGGCGATCTTGGCAAACTCTTTATTAA
- a CDS encoding glycosyltransferase family 4 protein — protein MAILANSLLINLSFLIPQPTGLSTYASNLLPYFKSLDPILLTSRSFPDYACYPVAGNLTADKGTRGHFNRLLWTQFQLPKLYRNLAARLLFSPITEAPLSVSCRTVVMFHDLIPLRFPRRFSPLTPYFRYYIPQVLRQSLHIVCNSEASARDLVDFYGIPARQITPIPLAHDPQHFRFLDLPTQNYFLYLGRTVPYKNLQRVIAALSAIPHSDAQLWVAGPPDPRYLPRLNQQIVNLGLAARVKFLGYVAYENLPVLINQAIALVFPSLWEGFGLPALEAMACGTPVITSNLSSLPEVTRDAALLVNPYEVGAIAQAMEMVATDTQLHQHLRGAGLQRAAEFSWAKTGEATAAILRRYLG, from the coding sequence ATGGCGATCTTGGCAAACTCTTTATTAATTAATTTATCGTTTCTGATTCCCCAACCGACGGGATTGTCAACCTATGCGAGCAATCTTTTACCGTATTTTAAATCCCTCGATCCCATCCTATTAACCTCTCGTTCGTTCCCCGACTATGCTTGTTATCCCGTTGCTGGCAACTTAACCGCTGATAAAGGAACGCGAGGCCATTTTAATCGGTTGCTCTGGACACAATTTCAGCTCCCCAAACTGTATCGAAACTTGGCAGCACGACTGCTGTTTTCTCCCATTACCGAGGCTCCTTTGTCCGTTAGTTGCCGCACGGTAGTGATGTTCCATGACCTGATTCCCCTAAGGTTCCCGCGCCGCTTCTCGCCCCTGACACCCTACTTCCGGTATTACATCCCCCAAGTCTTGCGGCAGTCGCTACACATTGTCTGTAATTCTGAAGCCAGCGCCCGTGATCTGGTAGATTTCTATGGCATTCCTGCCCGCCAAATCACCCCAATTCCCCTCGCCCACGACCCCCAACATTTCCGATTTTTAGACCTGCCAACCCAGAATTATTTTCTCTATTTGGGACGTACGGTTCCCTACAAGAATTTGCAGCGGGTGATTGCCGCCTTGTCAGCGATCCCCCACTCGGATGCTCAACTTTGGGTCGCGGGTCCCCCCGATCCCCGCTATCTCCCCCGTCTGAATCAACAAATTGTCAACCTGGGGTTAGCAGCACGGGTGAAGTTTTTAGGGTATGTTGCCTACGAAAATTTGCCCGTTCTGATCAACCAAGCGATCGCCTTGGTGTTTCCCAGCCTTTGGGAAGGGTTTGGTCTACCCGCCCTAGAGGCCATGGCCTGCGGTACCCCTGTGATTACCTCCAATCTGTCGTCGCTGCCAGAAGTGACCAGGGATGCGGCTTTACTGGTGAATCCCTACGAGGTGGGGGCGATCGCCCAGGCCATGGAAATGGTAGCTACAGATACCCAACTGCACCAACACTTACGAGGGGCGGGTCTCCAACGGGCAGCAGAATTTAGTTGGGCGAAAACAGGGGAGGCAACCGCCGCTATTCTCCGCCGCTATCTGGGATAG
- a CDS encoding flavin prenyltransferase UbiX — translation MRAPSHLPLILAVSGASGLIYAVRALKFLLQANYTIDLIASKSSFMVWQAEQQTRLPTEPRQQELFWRQQAGVELAGQLTCHPWGDVGATIASGSFRTLGMMVIPCSMSTVAKLAAGLSSDLLERAADVQLKEGRRLVLVPRETPLSLIHLRNLTTLAEAGARIVPAIPAWYHHPQTIEDLVDFVIARALDQLDIDCVPLARWQGHSTE, via the coding sequence ATGAGGGCACCCTCCCATTTGCCCTTAATTCTCGCAGTTTCGGGCGCATCCGGTCTGATCTATGCCGTCCGGGCGCTGAAGTTTCTGTTGCAGGCCAATTACACCATTGATCTGATCGCCTCCAAATCCAGTTTCATGGTCTGGCAAGCGGAACAACAGACACGCCTGCCGACGGAACCCCGGCAGCAAGAACTTTTCTGGCGGCAACAGGCAGGGGTAGAGTTGGCTGGACAATTGACCTGTCATCCCTGGGGGGATGTGGGGGCAACCATTGCCAGTGGCTCCTTCCGCACCCTGGGAATGATGGTGATCCCCTGTAGCATGAGCACCGTTGCTAAGTTGGCGGCGGGCTTGAGTTCTGACCTGTTGGAGCGCGCCGCCGATGTGCAATTAAAGGAGGGGCGACGACTGGTGTTGGTGCCCCGAGAAACGCCCCTGAGTTTGATTCATCTGCGGAACTTAACCACCCTCGCAGAGGCAGGGGCGCGGATTGTCCCGGCCATTCCTGCTTGGTATCACCATCCTCAAACCATTGAAGATCTCGTGGATTTCGTCATTGCTCGGGCCCTGGATCAACTGGATATTGACTGTGTCCCCCTGGCGCGCTGGCAAGGCCACAGCACCGAGTAG
- a CDS encoding ribonuclease R family protein, whose amino-acid sequence MEFSIADLLANFTDDKLVAPKVLEKKLNCDDDKRLRQLQIALDALEKIGLLVKERGKYRRVREEGLIEGKLRCSSKGFCFAIQDVEGAEDIYVRESQLGTAWNGDRVLVRVTKEGRRRRSPEGEVRLILERANPSVLARVKQTNTELRAIPLDDRLLFELDLQANGQSLTEVIDHLVHVEILRYPLGQMRPLGRITQSLGNDDQSASDLDIVCCKHDLPRNFPPELLQAIQEIPDRLAEANVTQRLDLRHLKTLSLKPTINESMAESLDDAITLERLESGQWQLGIHITDVVAFIAAQSPLDREAQKRGTSVYLGDAVLPMLPEEFCQRHCSLLPGQDRLAVSVLLTLDNAGTVVEFEIQPTVIRVDHLLSYQLVQAILEYHSLSQQNSGSDLPEAIQDLAPVLETVVQLHALSQALQQQRQARGAFELNLPDTKFHYDDEGALGAMVVSAAQPARAMVVELMLLANQVVASHLQALAVPGIYRIHPSPDPDDVQDLIKLAQSMQMDVSLEQDEVVRPQDYQRLTQHFAQSSVEKVLTYLLLSTLKPAVYSTTPKPHFGLALDQGYTHFTSPLRRYPDLLVQRVLHAVFEQGRDRRSTRAKESVNLRHSSCHGKVTWNVLPTEVQEELETHFASMVVYLSECEKEALEAEEDVEGLKKAGFMRERIGEVFRGLITGVQSYGLFVEIEELLIEGLVHVSSLKDDWYEYRSRPQVLVGRRNRKQYRLGDLIAVQVKSVDYYRQQIDLVVVDGGSEPVISEPVISETTEEGEPRSEE is encoded by the coding sequence TTGGAGAAGATTGGTTTGCTCGTCAAGGAGCGGGGAAAATATCGGCGAGTCCGGGAAGAAGGACTGATTGAAGGCAAACTACGTTGCTCCAGCAAGGGATTCTGTTTTGCCATTCAAGATGTGGAGGGAGCCGAAGATATCTATGTGCGCGAAAGCCAGCTAGGAACTGCCTGGAATGGCGATCGTGTCTTGGTGAGAGTCACCAAAGAAGGCCGTCGCCGCCGCAGTCCGGAGGGAGAAGTGCGCCTGATTCTAGAACGAGCCAATCCTTCGGTACTTGCTAGGGTGAAGCAGACCAACACCGAGCTGCGAGCCATTCCCTTGGATGATCGGCTGTTGTTTGAACTTGACCTCCAGGCCAATGGTCAGAGTTTGACCGAGGTGATCGACCATCTGGTGCATGTGGAAATTCTTCGCTATCCCCTGGGACAGATGCGACCTCTGGGACGGATTACCCAGAGTTTGGGCAATGATGACCAATCCGCCTCTGATTTAGACATTGTTTGCTGCAAACACGACCTTCCCCGCAATTTTCCCCCAGAGCTGTTGCAAGCCATCCAAGAGATCCCGGATCGGCTGGCAGAGGCCAATGTGACGCAGCGACTCGATCTACGCCACCTGAAAACCCTGAGTCTCAAACCCACCATCAACGAGTCCATGGCCGAAAGCCTAGACGATGCCATCACCCTGGAACGTCTGGAGTCGGGGCAATGGCAGTTGGGGATTCATATTACCGATGTGGTAGCCTTTATTGCCGCCCAATCCCCCCTAGATCGGGAAGCTCAAAAACGGGGCACTTCCGTCTATTTAGGGGATGCCGTGCTGCCAATGTTACCCGAGGAATTTTGCCAGCGGCACTGTTCCCTGTTGCCGGGTCAGGATCGTCTGGCCGTCTCGGTGCTCTTGACCTTGGACAATGCTGGCACCGTCGTGGAGTTTGAAATTCAACCGACGGTAATTCGCGTCGATCACCTGTTGAGCTATCAGCTGGTTCAGGCGATTCTGGAGTACCATTCCCTCAGCCAGCAGAACTCAGGTTCCGACTTACCAGAAGCCATTCAAGACCTGGCACCGGTGTTAGAAACCGTGGTGCAGCTCCATGCCCTCAGCCAAGCATTGCAGCAACAGCGTCAAGCCCGGGGAGCCTTTGAGTTAAACCTCCCCGATACGAAGTTTCACTATGACGATGAGGGTGCCCTAGGGGCTATGGTTGTCTCAGCAGCTCAACCTGCCCGTGCCATGGTGGTCGAGCTGATGCTGCTGGCGAATCAAGTGGTGGCCTCCCATTTGCAGGCCTTGGCAGTGCCGGGAATCTACCGCATCCATCCTAGCCCTGACCCGGATGATGTCCAGGATCTGATTAAGCTGGCCCAAAGTATGCAGATGGATGTATCTCTGGAGCAGGATGAGGTGGTGCGTCCCCAGGATTATCAGCGACTGACCCAGCATTTCGCCCAGTCCAGTGTGGAAAAAGTCCTGACCTACCTGTTGCTCTCAACCTTGAAACCAGCGGTTTATAGCACCACCCCCAAGCCCCATTTTGGGTTGGCACTGGATCAGGGGTATACCCATTTCACCTCGCCGTTGCGTCGCTACCCAGATCTCCTGGTTCAACGGGTGCTTCATGCGGTGTTTGAACAGGGACGCGATCGCCGTTCCACCCGTGCTAAAGAATCGGTGAATCTCCGCCATAGTTCCTGCCACGGCAAGGTTACCTGGAATGTATTGCCCACCGAGGTGCAAGAGGAATTAGAGACCCATTTTGCCTCTATGGTGGTTTACCTGAGCGAGTGCGAAAAAGAAGCCCTAGAAGCCGAAGAGGATGTGGAAGGGCTGAAGAAAGCAGGCTTCATGCGGGAGCGGATTGGGGAGGTCTTTCGGGGACTCATTACTGGGGTGCAATCCTACGGTTTGTTCGTGGAAATTGAGGAGCTGCTGATCGAAGGACTGGTTCATGTCAGTTCCCTCAAGGACGACTGGTATGAATATCGTTCTCGCCCTCAGGTATTGGTGGGTCGCCGCAATCGTAAACAATACCGTCTCGGGGATCTGATTGCTGTGCAGGTGAAGAGCGTTGACTACTATCGGCAACAGATTGACCTAGTAGTGGTGGACGGGGGCAGTGAACCCGTAATCAGTGAGCCCGTAATCAGTGAAACCACTGAGGAGGGTGAGCCTCGGAGTGAGGAGTGA